The window TTTACAGTCCGCCGCGTTTAGCCACTTCGCTACCCCTCCGGAATAATGGTTAATCTTTGAATGTAAGGAATCCTGGTGCCGGCCAGAGGACTTGAACCCCCAACCTACTGATTACAAGTCAGTTGCTCTACCAATTGAGCTAGGCCGGCAATTTCTAGTTACTAGTTGTTAGCTTTTAGTAGTTAGGAAATTACTCTACCTAACAAACTAATTACTAGTTACTAACTACTAAAATGGTGGAGGATGACGGGCTCGAACCGCCGACCCTCTGCTTGTAAGGCAGATGCTCTCCCAGCTGAGCTAATCCTCCGGGTTAGGTTTAGTTGTTAGTTGGTTAGTGATTAGTTAGATAGAAAAAACAGTGCTAATAGATATGACATAATTCTTATCTTTCATTTCTAATTACTAACAGCTAACTACCATCCTGTAAATGGTGACCCCTACGGGATTCGAACCCGTGTTACCGCCGTGAAAGGGCGGTGTCTTAACCGCTTGACCAAGGGGCCAATTTGTCTTTAAAAAAGCTTCCAATCGGGCTCGAACCGATGACCTCTTCCTTACCATGGAAGTGCTCTACCTGCTGAGCTATGGAAGCGTTGCTCTTAAGCCAAGCAATCAGGCTTTATAATAATAATGGCTCCGCAGGTAGGACTCGAACCTACGACCGATCGGTTAACAGCCGATAGCTCTACCACTGAGCTACTGCGGAAAGATAAAATCAGGCTATTGCAACTGTGCTTCAAAAGCCTATGGCTTTTGTTGCACAACTCATCCTCTTCAGGACGATGAGTTTCACTGAGCTACTGCAGAATAGCATAACGCTTGGCGACGTCCTACTCTCACAGGGGTAAGACCCCAACTACCATCGGCGCTGAGAAGCTTAACTTCCGTGTTCGGGATGGGAACGGGTGTGACCTTCTCGCTATCGTCACCAAACTATTCAAGACAAATATTATTATAATGCCTTTTTATGATTTTTCAAGAGGTTTTTTAAAAATTATTCCCTCAAAACTAGATAATGCTGAAGAAAAAGAACGAGTAATAAACAATGTGTTGTCCAGCTGCGGCGCTAAAGAGCGCCTACGCTTTTCAATTTGGTTAAGTCCTCGACCGATTAGTATTTGTCAGCTCCACGTGTCACCACGCTTCCACCCCAAACCTATCAACCTGATCATCTTTCAGGGGTCTTACTAGCTTGACGCTATGGGAAATCTCATCTCGAGGGGGGCTTCATGCTTAGATGCTTTCAGCACTTATCCCTTCCGCACATAGCTACCCAGCGATGCTCTTGGCAGAACAACTGGTACACCAGCGGTGCGTCCATCCCGGTCCTCTCGTACTAAGGACAGCTCCTCTCAAATTTCCTACGCCCACGACGGATAGGGACCGAACTGTCTCACGACGTTCTGAACCCAGCTCGCGTACCGCTTTAATGGGCGAACAGCCCAACCCTTGGGACCGACTACAGCCCCAGGATGCGATGAGCCGACATCGAGGTGCCAAACCTCCCCGTCGATGTGGACTCTTGGGGGAGATAAGCCTGTTATCCCCGGGGTAGCTTTTATCCGTTGAGCGATGGCCCTTCCATGCGGAACCACCGGATCACTAAGCCCGACTTTCGTCCCTGCTCGACTTGTAGGTCTCGCAGTCAAGCTCCCTTGTGCCTTTACACTCTACGAATGATTTCCAACCATTCTGAGGGAACCTTTGGGCGCCTCCGTTACTTTTTAGGAGGCGACCGCCCCAGTCAAACTGCCCACCTGACACTGTCTCCCGCCCCGATCAGGGGCGCGGGTTAGAAGTTCAATACAGCCAGGGTAGTATCCCACCGACGCCTCCACCGAAGCTGGCGCTCCGGCTTCTCAGGCTCCTACCTATCCTGTACAAGCTGTACCAAAATTCAATATCAGGCTACAGTAAAGCTCCACGGGGTCTTTCCGTCCTGTCGCGGGTAACCTGCATCTTCACAGGTACTATAATTTCACCGAGTCTCTCGTTGAGACAGTGCCCAGATCGTTACGCCTTTCGTGCGGGTCGGAACTTACCCGACAAGGAATTTCGCTACCTTAGGACCGTTATAGTTACGGCCGCCGTTTACTGGGGCTTCAATTCAAAGCTTCGCTTGCGCTAACCTCTCCTCTTAACCTTCCAGCACCGGGCAGGCGTCAGCCCCTATACTTCGCCTTGCGGCTTCGCAGAGACCTGTGTTTTTGCTAAACAGTCGCCTGGGCCTATTCACTGCGGCTTTTCAGGGCTATGAACCCTAAAAAGCACCCCTTCTCCCGAAGTTACGGGGTCATTTTGCCGAGTTCCTTAACGAGAGTTCTCTCGCACACCTTAGGATTCTCTCCTCGCCTACCTGTGTCGGTTTGCGGTACGGGCACCTAATCCTCACTAGAGGCTTTTCTTGGCAGTGTGGAATCANTCTTCGGGAGCAAGCTCCCGAAGATTCGCTCGACTTGCATGTATTAGGCACGCCGCCAGCGTTCGTCCTGAGCCAGGATCAAACTCTCCAAAAGAATCGTTTGACTGCTCATAAGTTGTCTTTTATTAAAAAGACTAAAAATTAAAACGTTGACGTTTTTGTTTGTTTAGTTTTCAAAGAGCAATTAACAGACTTTTAAAACAGAATCCTTTTAATATTAACATCTCTTGTGGTTTGTTGTCAACTGATTATTATAATAAAATTGTTTTTTTCATCAGCGACGTTTATTACTATAACAAGATTAAAAATTAAAGTCAATAACTTCTTTGATTTTTTTTGTAGCGATTAGAAACCTTAGATATTTTAGATGTAGTGCGCATATACCTCAAACAGTCCTTCGGGTCCGCTACCCGCTTAAATAACGTAAATAAATGTTTATAGCGCTCCTCCATTCCCTTTTTTACAATAAGATCTATACGTTCATCCTTTAAATCAAATAAAATCTCATCCATCTCTCTCTTTAATAAATATTGCATTTCCTTAATCTCCATCTCATTTAATAACACACCAATCATCTTTCATACTCCTTGCCGTCATTATTTTTACTGTAGTGTTTTCCTTTTTTGAATTTTTTATGAAAAATTTAGTTCATTTTCTTTTAAATTCCTCATAGGATTGTACAGAGAGTGTGGGACGAGGTGATTTAATGAATTTCTTCTTTGTGTTAAATGGAAAAGTAATTAAGCAAATTCTCTTAATTTGTATGGCCTCATTTTTCACTGCATGGTTTTTATTTTTAGGTAATATGATTCAGGTCCCTGTTTTTTCTGCAAAGGATGGTCCAAGAGCCGTTTATAAAGGGGAAAAGGATATTGCGTTAACCTTTAATATTGGGTGGGGTGATGAAAAGGCAGAACCCATACTTGATGCGCTTAAGAAATACAATGTAAAGTCAGCAACATTTTTCTTATCTGGTTCCTGGGCAGAGCGGCATCCGGACCTTGTCAATCGAATTGTAAAAGATGGCTACGAAATTGGAATACTTGGTTATGAGTATAAGGACTATACCGAATTGGAGGAAGAAAAAGTCAGGCAGGATATAGCCAATGCACAAACCGCATTTAAAAAGCTTAATGTCAATAATATTCAACTTCTCCGCTCTCCTACCGGACATTTTGATGCCAAAACCTTGAAGATCGCACAGCGATATGGTTATACGGTGGTTCACTGGAGTATCGATTCAAAGGACTGGACTAATCCTGGTGTTAAAGCGATTACTGAAAATGTAGCTAAGGCTAAGAAGGGTGACATTATTCTTCTCCATGCATCAGACTCTGCTAAACAAACAGAAAAGGCATTGCCATATATATTAGACAGCCTTAAAAATTATAAGCTAGTGACGGTTTCGGAAATGATTGCAAATGCTAATACGAAGACAACCGAAATAAAATAATAAGCAACCTATTAAAGGAAAAAGTCCTTCATCGAAGGACTTTTTTCTTTTTTAATCTGTATTATGCCGATTTATTCGCTTTTGCTTGTCTTTCTTTGATTGAGTTTTCATGTAGTTTATTAAGAATAAGCAGCTGGTAAGCATTACATACTAATAACGGAAAGACCATTAGATAGAGCCAATTATAGTCATTTAACCTCACAATCGGTACCCAATCGAGAATTGTGACTACAACCATAAAAAACAATGCTGGAATAAAGGCACTTTTATTGGTTTGTTTAACCTTGAAATACGCTACTATCAAGCCAACAACTAGAATCAGGATTGCAGGGACTAGGTAAGGAAGAATCCCTTCTCCCGCTTCGGCAAAAGAATTATAGCGGAAATAGACTAAATCATATAGAGCAAAGAGGATAAAAACGACTTGGACTCCATTCCATAATGACGCTGACTTAAAAATCCCCAGTCCAAATCGGTGAACAGTAAGGTAGGCAAAAAATGAAACCTGACTGACTAAGCTAAAAATAAGACCCACACCGCAGAGCCAAAGGAATGTTGAAATAATTTTTAAAATGTTAAGATTCAAAAAATAAGGCGCAAACTCGTCCCACCGAATAATAAATCCCGTTACCCCTGTTACAAATGCGCCGATTAATAAGGTAGTAAAAAATAATCTAACTACGTTTCGACTAGTCACAACGCTATCCCCCAATATAAAAATCTTCCATTAAAGACATTGTATCAACCAAACCTTGAAAAATCTAGGAATAGCTTTGCTACGAATAATATTAATCAAAAATCTTCATCCTAAAGGTAAGAATTACTCTGAAAGGAGCTATCCAAGATGAAACCTATAAAATCCTTTCTCCCTCCCTTATTTGCCATTTTCATTATCGCTGGTTGTGCCCAGGAGGAAGCAGGTGGCGGTCAATTAGACTATGAAGAAACGAAGAAAATGGTTGTTGATATTTTAAAAACAGACGATGGTAAAAAGGCCATTCAAGAAGTGATGTCAGATGAAAAGCTGAGACAACAGCTGATCATGGATCAGGCAATTGTTACAGATACCGTACAAAATACTTTAACAAGTGAGAAAGGGATTGAGTTTTGGAAAAAAACCTTTGAGGATCCAAAATTCGCTGAAACCATTGCTAAAACGATGCAAAAGGAAAATGAACATCTGCTGAAAAATTTAATGAATGACCCAGAATATCGCAGTAAAATGATTGAGGTCATGAAGGACCCTGAGCTTGAGAAGGAAATGACAACGGTTTTAAAAGGAAATGAATATCGGGAGCACCTAAAGCAGGTTGTATCAGAAACCATTGAGAGCCCTCTATATCAGACAAAGATTCAGGAGCTGCTGTTAAAAGCCGCTGAAACAAAAGCATCTGAAGAGAAAAAAGAAGAAGCATAAGTAAGAAAAAAGAGCTCTTTGCTAGAAGGAGCTCTTTTTTCTTAAGCTGATTTTATTTACCTAAATTTTGCACCACTTTTTGTGCAATATCCAAATATACTTTTCCTAGCTGGTGATCCTCTTGGTATACAGACGGTGCAAAATCCTCTTCGTTCCAATCTGGCTGTGCTAATGGCAGTTGACCGAGAAGCTCAGTATTTAATACTTCAGCTAGCTTATCTCCACCGCCCTTACCAAACACATATTCCTTTTCACCTGTTACTTTACTTTCAAAGTAGGACATATTTTCAATAACACCTAAAATTTCGTGATCTGTTTTTAATGCCATCGCTCCGGCACGAGCTGCAACAAAGGCTGCTGTAGGATGTGGAGTTGTGACAATAACCTCTTTACATGTTGGTAGCATGGTATGAAGATCAAGGGCAACGTCTCCAGTTCCTGGAGGAAGGTCAAGCAGTAGGTAATCTAAATCACCCCAGGTAACCTCTTTAAAGAAGCTGTTCAGCATTTTTCCTAGCATTGGGCCGCGCCAAATGATTGGTGAGTTATCCTCTACAAAGAAGCCCATGGAAATAACCTGCACACCAAAGCGCTCAACAGGGATGATTTTTTCCCCTTTGACAGCTGGGCGAGTTGTGATGCCCATCATATCAGGTACACTGAAGCCGTAAATATCGGCATCGACAAGACCTACCTTCTTACCTAATCTAGCTAAGGCTACCGCTAAATTGACAGAGATTGTAGACTTCCCAACGCCACCCTTACCACTTGCAATCGCAATGAAGGTTGTTTTGCTATTTGGTGACAATAATCCAGCATCCTCTTTAGGAGCTTCAGCTTGATATTTAGCAATGACCTCTGCTGGTAATTCAGCAAAGCGGATTCCGACTGTTTCCGCACCCGCTTCCTTTAATAGATTCACGATTTCCGTTTGTAGCTGCAACTGCTCTGCTGTTCCTGTTTTCGTGATTGCAATCTTAACACTGACGTGATTCTTCTCTTCCTTAACTTTGATCTCCTCAATAGCATTTAATTCTGCTAATGAAATATGTAAGAAAGGCTCTTTAATTGGACTCAAAAGCTCCTTCGCTTTTTCTACTGTTATCATTATTAGCACCTACCTTATTCTATTCTATCTCACAGTATACCACAGGGAGTGAAAATCACTATTAATACACATCACACTTTACCGCTAATCTAGTTCAAAAACAAAAAAGGCGTCTAAAAAACGCCTTACTCAGGGATAACTATTTCACTTTCCTCAGTATAATATCTTATTATCCCATTATAAATGGAGGCTGCGAGCATATCTTGATAGCTATCATCCTTTAAACGTTTTCTTTCTTCCGGGTGGGATAGGAACCCTACCTCCACTAATACACCCGGGTTTTTAGCATGCTTTAATATATAGACATGGTTTATCGGCTTTGCTTCACGTTTTGTATTACCCAGATTGATTTTAAATTCATCCTGGATAAACTTTGCGGCTCGTTCATTTTCTTCAAATTGAGGAGCATAGAAGGTTTGCGCCCCGCTCCATCTTGGGGAAGGGATGGAATTAAGATGGATACTGA of the Bacillus tuaregi genome contains:
- the pdaB gene encoding polysaccharide deacetylase family sporulation protein PdaB; protein product: MNFFFVLNGKVIKQILLICMASFFTAWFLFLGNMIQVPVFSAKDGPRAVYKGEKDIALTFNIGWGDEKAEPILDALKKYNVKSATFFLSGSWAERHPDLVNRIVKDGYEIGILGYEYKDYTELEEEKVRQDIANAQTAFKKLNVNNIQLLRSPTGHFDAKTLKIAQRYGYTVVHWSIDSKDWTNPGVKAITENVAKAKKGDIILLHASDSAKQTEKALPYILDSLKNYKLVTVSEMIANANTKTTEIK
- a CDS encoding KinB-signaling pathway activation protein, producing MTSRNVVRLFFTTLLIGAFVTGVTGFIIRWDEFAPYFLNLNILKIISTFLWLCGVGLIFSLVSQVSFFAYLTVHRFGLGIFKSASLWNGVQVVFILFALYDLVYFRYNSFAEAGEGILPYLVPAILILVVGLIVAYFKVKQTNKSAFIPALFFMVVVTILDWVPIVRLNDYNWLYLMVFPLLVCNAYQLLILNKLHENSIKERQAKANKSA
- the gerD gene encoding spore germination lipoprotein GerD; the protein is MKPIKSFLPPLFAIFIIAGCAQEEAGGGQLDYEETKKMVVDILKTDDGKKAIQEVMSDEKLRQQLIMDQAIVTDTVQNTLTSEKGIEFWKKTFEDPKFAETIAKTMQKENEHLLKNLMNDPEYRSKMIEVMKDPELEKEMTTVLKGNEYREHLKQVVSETIESPLYQTKIQELLLKAAETKASEEKKEEA
- a CDS encoding Mrp/NBP35 family ATP-binding protein encodes the protein MITVEKAKELLSPIKEPFLHISLAELNAIEEIKVKEEKNHVSVKIAITKTGTAEQLQLQTEIVNLLKEAGAETVGIRFAELPAEVIAKYQAEAPKEDAGLLSPNSKTTFIAIASGKGGVGKSTISVNLAVALARLGKKVGLVDADIYGFSVPDMMGITTRPAVKGEKIIPVERFGVQVISMGFFVEDNSPIIWRGPMLGKMLNSFFKEVTWGDLDYLLLDLPPGTGDVALDLHTMLPTCKEVIVTTPHPTAAFVAARAGAMALKTDHEILGVIENMSYFESKVTGEKEYVFGKGGGDKLAEVLNTELLGQLPLAQPDWNEEDFAPSVYQEDHQLGKVYLDIAQKVVQNLGK